Proteins encoded within one genomic window of Balaenoptera ricei isolate mBalRic1 chromosome 10, mBalRic1.hap2, whole genome shotgun sequence:
- the NEUROD4 gene encoding neurogenic differentiation factor 4, whose translation MAKTYVKPKEMTELVNTPSWMDKGPASQNEIKEEERRPAAYGMLGSLAEEHDSIEEEEEEEEDGEKPKRRGPKKKKMTKARLERFRARRVKANARERTRMHGLNDALDNLRRVMPCYSKTQKLSKIETLRLARNYIWALSEVLETGQTPEGKGFVEMLCKGLSQPTSNLVAGCLQLGSQSVLLEKCEEKSPICDSAISVHNFNYQSPGLPSPPYGHMETHLINLKPPVFKNLGESSFGSHPPDCSTPPYEGALTPPLSISGNFSLKQDGSPDLDKSYSFMPHYPSASLSSGHVHSTPFQAGTPRYDVPIDMSYDSYPHHGIGAQLNTIFTD comes from the coding sequence ATGGCAAAAACTTATGTGAAACCCAAGGAGATGACAGAGTTGGTGAACACACCATCTTGGATGGACAAAGGTCCGGCTTCTCAGAATGAGataaaggaggaggagagaagaccaGCTGCTTATGGGATGCTTGGCAGCTTAGCTGAAGAGCATGACAGTattgaggaggaagaagaggaggaagaagatgggGAAAAGCCTAAGAGAAGAGGTCCCAAGAAAAAGAAGATGACGAAAGCTCGCCTTGAGAGATTCAGGGCTCGAAGAGTCAAGGCTAATGCTAGGGAACGGACCCGGATGCACGGCCTGAACGATGCCCTGGACAACCTGAGGAGGGTCATGCCGTGCTACTCTAAGACCCAAAAGCTCTCCAAGATAGAGACTCTTAGACTGGCCAGGAACTATATTTGGGCGTTGTCTGAGGTCCTAGAAACTGGACAGACACCTGAAGGGAAGGGCTTTGTGGAGATGCTCTGTAAAGGGCTCTCTCAGCCCACAAGCAACCTGGTGGCTGGATGCCTCCAGTTGGGCTCTCAGTCTGTCCTCCTGGAGAAGTGTGAGGAGAAATCTCCTATTTGTGACTCTGCCATCTCTGTCCACAACTTCAACTATCAGTCTCCTGGGCTCCCCAGCCCTCCTTATGGCCATATGGAAACACATCTTATTAATCTCAAACCCCCAGTATTCAAGAATTTGGGAGAATCATCCTTTGGGAGCCACCCACCTGACTGCAGTACACCACCTTATGAGGGCGCACTTACTCCACCCCTGAGCATCAGTGGGAACTTCTCCTTGAAGCAAGATGGCTCCCCTGACCTGGATAAATCCTACAGTTTCATGCCACATTACCCCTCTGCTAGTCTAAGCTCAGGGCATGTACATTCAACTCCCTTTCAGGCTGGTACCCCCCGCTATGATGTTCCCATAGATATGTCCTATGATTCCTACCCCCATCATGGCATCGGGGCCCAACTCAATACAATCTTCACTGATTAG